The Chitinophagales bacterium genome contains the following window.
GGGGAGGATTATTTTGGTGGATTTCCTACTGCTTGTCCCAACGGCAGCGGTTACTCCATGCGCTTAGGCAATAGTGGTACTGGCGCTGAAGCAGACCGAATTACCTATAATTTTCGCATTCCAGATAATGCAGATGTCTACAGTATTGTTTATTGGTATGCAGTGGTCTTTCAAAATCCGAATCATGCACCCAATGAGCAACCTAAGTTCACTGTACGAGTAACGGATGAAACAGATGGCACACCGCTTCCCTGTGCTTCGTTTACGTATGTGGTTAGTCCGGCACTTCCCGGATTTCTGCCTTCACTCAGAGGTGGTTCTGTTTTGTACAAAAGCTGGACGCCAGTTACGGTGAACCTTAATAAGAGAGCTGGTCATACTATTCAAATTGAGTTTACAACGGAGGATTGCAGCAGGGGAGGTCATTTTGGTTATGCATATGTAGATGTTGATAGTGATTGTGATCAACCACTTCGTGGAGCTGGTTATTGTATTGGCGATCCTTCGCTTACATTGGATGCACCTTTTGGTTTTGAGCGATATGCATGGTATGTCAATAGGAATTTTAGTTCACCGGTAAGTACCAGTAATCGTTTGGTGCTGAACCCGCCACCTTCAGACGGCACACAATACTCCCTCGTGTTAAAACCATTCGAGGGCTATGGCTGTGAAGACACCCTCCACACCGTGGTCCGATGGGGTAGTGTGCCCAGATTTGATATAGTAGGGAATAATGCCATCTGCCTTGGTGATGAAGTACAGATGGATGCAGGCTTTAGCTCGCCAGATATACGATTTAAATGGTCGCCATCTTTCGGTTTGTCGCATCCTGACAGTAGTAAAACAAGGGCAAGACCTGTTGGTGATACTCGATATATTTTATCAGCAATCGATAAAAATTCCGGCTGCACTGTTAGGGATACTTTTTCAGTAAGGACAATTTTTCTCGATACAGTTTTGCGCGTAAGTGGAGACACAATCGTATGTGGTACCAATCCTTACACTGCATCATTAAAAGCCAGTGGTCCTGATATTGCTTGGTATAGGAATGGATTGCGATTGCCTGCTCCAGCAGTGCCAGATATATATGCGCCCGATACGGATGGCAGGTATTATGCCATCATCCGTGATGATATTTGTATAAAACAAACGAATACTGTATTCGTGAGAAGAAGGCCCAAGCCCGCAGCTGATTATTCCATTTTGCGAGGAGATCAGTGTTTTCTACATCATGAAATAAAAATAGCCGCAAAAGCTGCTGGTATCTTTCCAGTAAAATGGCAATGGACGCTTGGTGATGGAAGAACACTAACTGATAGTGCAGTGAATTTTGCGTACACTACAGCTGGTGCCTATCGTCCACTACTCACTATCACCAGTGTTGATGGTTGCAAAGACACAATTAGCAGACCAATACAAATCTTTGCGCCACCAGATCCAAAATTTGATATTGAAAACGCATGTGTATCCACACAATCCATTTTTACTAATCGAACAATCACACCTCCGGGCGATATGGTGAACTACTGGTGGAATCTTGGTAATGGGGTAACACTGAATCAACGAAACGCAATTGCTGTTTATGATAAACCTGGTGTATATACCATTGCCCTGAGTGCTTTGTCTGATAAATGCCCGGAAGACACAGTCGTCAACATCCGTAGAGTTAATGTGCAATATGCGGCACCGCCTAAAAAGCAAAAGATCAATACAGCACTGGGTTATCCAGCAGTGCTAAGTACAGTGAATAAAGGAATGGCATATAAGTGGACACCACTTATCGACTTAAGTAGTGATACAGCGGCTACACCTACTTATTCAGGTAATGCTGATCTGGTTTATCTGGTTAGGGTAACCAGTCCCAATGGTTGTTTTGTGGTAGATACCGTTCAATTGATCACTTTCAACAAAGCAGATATTCTAGTGCCTGCTGCTTTCACACCGAATAGAGATGGCAGGAACGATCGGTTGAAACCCATAACAGCTGGTATCAGAAACTTGCAGTATTTCCGAATATGGAATCGCTGGGGTCAGTTGGTGTATCAATCAGTAACTGATTTACCGGGCTGGGACGGTACATACCAACAATTACCTGCCCCGGCTGGTGCTTATGTTTGGGAGGTAAGAGGTGTTGATACGCGTGGTTACTCCGTGCTAAAAAAGGGAACAGTTGTCTTGATCCGATAGCTTGACTCAGCAACTCAGATATCGGTAGTATATATAAAAAAGAGCCCCGCTGTGGAAACAGCAGGGCGATTCTAACGATTGCTTGCCATTATAAGAAAGAAGTTATAAGCGTTCTCCGTGCTGACTCCAATCCAACCCCTCCGATTCTTCCACTTCAGAAACCCGTAAGGGTGAAATCAGGTCAGTGATTTTGAGTAAAACAAATGTTCCTCCAAATGCAAAGACAGAAACAAGGAGCATAGCCCCCAAATGCGTGAGAAATAATTTCGTTTCGCCAAAGAATAATCCATTGTCAACAACGACACTATTGATGTTCTTGTGTGCAAAGACTCCGGTCAGAATCATGCCACTGATACCACCCACACCATGACAAGGAAATACATCCAGTGTATCATCAATTGATGTGCGCGTGCGCCATTCCACCATCATATTGCTCACGATGCTGCTCACAATACCAACAGTGAGAGAGTGTGGTAAACTGATGAACCCCGCCGCAGGTGTGATGGCAACCAAGCCAACCACAGCGCCGATGCAAGTGCCCATGGCACTAGGCTTTCTACCTCTGATGGCATCGAAAATGATCCAGGTGAATGCAGCAGCTGCGGAAGCTGTTGTGGTAGTGGCTAAAGCGGTTGCTGCCAGATTATTGGCGCCAAATGCAGAGCCGGCATTGAAACCAAACCAACCAAACCAAAGTAGGCCGGTGCCCAGCATCACATAGGTGATTCTTGCCGGACTATGATTGGGTACATTTCTACCCTTCAAGTAAATGGCACTAGCTAATGCAGCCCAACCAGCACTCATATGCACCACAGTGCCGCCCGCAAAATCCAATACGCCCCATTTGGCAAGAAAGCCATCCGGATGCCAGGTGGCATGTGCCAGCGGGGCGTAAATGAAAATCGCGAAAAGTGTAATGAACAGTATATAGGAAGTGAACTTAATACGCTCTGCAAATGCGCCTGTGATTAGGGCTGGTGTGATGATGGCAAACTTGAGCTGATAAAAAGCAAATAAGAGCAAAGGGATGGTTGGCGCCAATTTCCATGGAGCGCCATCAATCACGCCCCGCATCATAAAAAATGTGCCTGGGTTTCCGATAATACCGCCAATTGAATCACCAAAAGCTAAGCTAAAACCTACCACTACCCACAACACGGTAATTACGGCCATGCTGATATAGCTCTGCAACATGGTGCTGAGTACATTCTTTTTATTCACCATACCGCCATAGAAAAATGCCAGTCCGGGAGTCATGATCAGCACCAATCCCGTAGCACTCAGCATCCAGGCGGTATCAGCTGTATTGATTTCCGCATAGGTTTTTACCTCCCCGGGAACATTGGGAAAGATCAGGCTGAGCACCACTACGGAAATCAGCAGGATAAAAGGTAAAAGGGCCAGTCTGCGGGTCATTGACATATACAAATAAATTGTATGTTTTATTTATTGTGTTGTGAGTCCAAATTAACGATGAAATTTTTAAAAATAAAAACATATAAAATAATTTAATGTGAATTTTATTTTCTTCGGTCTGTAACTTTTGATATTAAAGCTCGTTCAGCTGGAAACAATTGACTTATGAGACGTCTTTTTATGGCTGGTCTTGTTCTTTTGATGGGCATCACCGGCTTTGCGCAAAA
Protein-coding sequences here:
- a CDS encoding gliding motility-associated C-terminal domain-containing protein encodes the protein MLKGLKYLLLLYMGFFTTHVLAQSCPPNIDFESGTLLGWKCDTGRVLASGTPILWESGQVFGKHDVFRNEPVMGGEDYFGGFPTACPNGSGYSMRLGNSGTGAEADRITYNFRIPDNADVYSIVYWYAVVFQNPNHAPNEQPKFTVRVTDETDGTPLPCASFTYVVSPALPGFLPSLRGGSVLYKSWTPVTVNLNKRAGHTIQIEFTTEDCSRGGHFGYAYVDVDSDCDQPLRGAGYCIGDPSLTLDAPFGFERYAWYVNRNFSSPVSTSNRLVLNPPPSDGTQYSLVLKPFEGYGCEDTLHTVVRWGSVPRFDIVGNNAICLGDEVQMDAGFSSPDIRFKWSPSFGLSHPDSSKTRARPVGDTRYILSAIDKNSGCTVRDTFSVRTIFLDTVLRVSGDTIVCGTNPYTASLKASGPDIAWYRNGLRLPAPAVPDIYAPDTDGRYYAIIRDDICIKQTNTVFVRRRPKPAADYSILRGDQCFLHHEIKIAAKAAGIFPVKWQWTLGDGRTLTDSAVNFAYTTAGAYRPLLTITSVDGCKDTISRPIQIFAPPDPKFDIENACVSTQSIFTNRTITPPGDMVNYWWNLGNGVTLNQRNAIAVYDKPGVYTIALSALSDKCPEDTVVNIRRVNVQYAAPPKKQKINTALGYPAVLSTVNKGMAYKWTPLIDLSSDTAATPTYSGNADLVYLVRVTSPNGCFVVDTVQLITFNKADILVPAAFTPNRDGRNDRLKPITAGIRNLQYFRIWNRWGQLVYQSVTDLPGWDGTYQQLPAPAGAYVWEVRGVDTRGYSVLKKGTVVLIR
- a CDS encoding ammonium transporter, translated to MTRRLALLPFILLISVVVLSLIFPNVPGEVKTYAEINTADTAWMLSATGLVLIMTPGLAFFYGGMVNKKNVLSTMLQSYISMAVITVLWVVVGFSLAFGDSIGGIIGNPGTFFMMRGVIDGAPWKLAPTIPLLLFAFYQLKFAIITPALITGAFAERIKFTSYILFITLFAIFIYAPLAHATWHPDGFLAKWGVLDFAGGTVVHMSAGWAALASAIYLKGRNVPNHSPARITYVMLGTGLLWFGWFGFNAGSAFGANNLAATALATTTTASAAAAFTWIIFDAIRGRKPSAMGTCIGAVVGLVAITPAAGFISLPHSLTVGIVSSIVSNMMVEWRTRTSIDDTLDVFPCHGVGGISGMILTGVFAHKNINSVVVDNGLFFGETKLFLTHLGAMLLVSVFAFGGTFVLLKITDLISPLRVSEVEESEGLDWSQHGERL